A single Pedobacter sp. PACM 27299 DNA region contains:
- the hemN gene encoding oxygen-independent coproporphyrinogen III oxidase yields MNHLISKYHVAAPRYTSYPTVPYWKTTDFTVKDWEKAVTQSFRESNDKEGISIYIHLPFCESLCTYCGCNTRITKNHKVESPYIEALLKEWQLYLNLFVTRPLIKELHLGGGTPTFFSAANLKLLMEGILKYADLHEEAEFSFEAHPGNTTDEHLMTLNQLGFKRLSLGIQDFDPHVQLVINRVQTYEEVEQVTLKARALGYTSINYDLIYGLPHQQIQGLSDTLDSVLQLKPDRIAFYSYAHVPWVKPGQRRYTELDLPSQKLKQELYELGCKKLKDGGYLDVGMDHFTLVTDSLYEAEIKGKLHRNFMGYTHQYSQLMIGLGVSSISDTWTAFAQNVKTVEEYLTIVNEGRLPVVKGHLLNEEDRITRQHILNIMCKGHTSWTEEEANSPEFSEGLQRMRWLALDGLVFLSTDHLRVTPLGKRFLRNICMALDYRYWADQPKTELFSLTG; encoded by the coding sequence ATGAATCATCTGATCTCGAAATATCATGTTGCTGCCCCTCGTTATACCAGTTATCCTACCGTTCCATATTGGAAAACAACAGATTTTACAGTAAAGGACTGGGAAAAAGCCGTTACGCAATCCTTTAGGGAAAGTAACGACAAAGAAGGAATCAGCATTTATATCCACCTTCCTTTTTGTGAAAGTTTATGTACTTATTGCGGCTGTAATACCAGGATCACTAAAAATCATAAAGTAGAATCGCCTTATATCGAGGCTTTACTGAAGGAATGGCAATTGTACCTGAATCTATTTGTAACCCGCCCATTGATCAAGGAGTTACATTTGGGGGGTGGCACACCTACTTTTTTCAGTGCAGCGAATTTAAAACTGCTGATGGAAGGCATCCTAAAATACGCTGACCTGCATGAGGAAGCCGAATTTAGCTTTGAAGCACATCCTGGAAATACCACCGACGAACATTTGATGACTTTGAACCAGTTAGGTTTCAAAAGATTAAGTTTAGGTATTCAGGATTTTGATCCGCATGTGCAACTGGTGATCAATAGGGTGCAAACCTATGAAGAAGTAGAACAAGTGACCTTAAAAGCAAGGGCTTTAGGCTATACCTCGATCAATTACGACCTCATTTACGGTCTCCCTCACCAACAGATCCAGGGGCTTTCAGATACACTGGATTCAGTACTGCAATTGAAACCAGACCGGATTGCTTTTTACAGTTATGCGCATGTTCCATGGGTTAAACCAGGACAGAGAAGGTATACAGAGCTGGATCTTCCTTCTCAAAAGTTAAAACAGGAACTGTATGAACTGGGCTGTAAAAAATTAAAAGATGGAGGATACCTGGATGTGGGAATGGACCATTTTACATTGGTTACAGACAGCTTGTATGAGGCAGAAATTAAAGGAAAACTGCACCGGAACTTCATGGGCTATACCCATCAGTACAGTCAGTTAATGATTGGTTTAGGAGTATCTTCCATAAGTGATACCTGGACAGCATTTGCACAGAATGTGAAAACGGTGGAAGAATATTTAACGATAGTGAATGAAGGTAGATTGCCTGTGGTAAAAGGCCATTTACTAAATGAAGAAGATAGGATCACCCGTCAGCATATTTTGAACATCATGTGTAAAGGACATACTTCCTGGACAGAGGAGGAAGCGAATTCTCCGGAGTTTTCTGAAGGTTTACAGCGCATGCGCTGGCTGGCACTGGATGGATTGGTGTTCTTGTCGACAGACCATTTGCGGGTAACGCCATTGGGCAAGCGGTTTTTAAGAAACATCTGCATGGCATTGGATTATAGATACTGGGCAGATCAACCGAAAACGGAACTGTTCAGCCTCACCGGATAA
- a CDS encoding response regulator, protein MKKTLILIIEDNDDIRESTAEILELANYEVLQAVNGRVGVDLAISELPDVILCDIMMPELDGYGVLYLLHKNEQTATIPFIFLTAKAERIDMRKGMEMGADDYLTKPFDDVELLNAIESRLSKRDKQQIFYSQSLEKLSVLFSNSSGLQELEKIIAARKVRSVKKKQVVYYEGDNVSGLYLVMNGKVKTFKLSEDGRELLTGMYGSEDYFGITSLLLNAPYAETAEAVEDSTVCMLPKDLMDNLLNRYPDVARQFIQLISNNLQDKEEQLLQLAYHSVRKRMAEVLARLCKQEVQDAEMILRVSRDNLAAMAGMATETVSRILSDFKDEGIIERKGSQIIVLDQLRLQQMKN, encoded by the coding sequence ATGAAGAAGACACTGATACTCATTATAGAAGATAACGATGACATTCGGGAAAGTACTGCCGAGATATTGGAACTGGCAAACTATGAAGTATTACAAGCCGTTAATGGGCGGGTAGGGGTAGATCTGGCGATCAGTGAATTGCCGGATGTAATCTTATGTGACATCATGATGCCAGAGCTGGACGGCTATGGCGTATTGTATTTGCTCCATAAAAATGAACAAACAGCCACCATACCCTTTATTTTCCTGACTGCAAAAGCAGAACGCATTGACATGCGTAAGGGAATGGAAATGGGTGCTGATGATTACCTGACAAAGCCTTTCGATGATGTGGAATTGTTAAATGCCATAGAAAGCAGACTGAGTAAAAGAGATAAACAGCAGATTTTTTATAGCCAATCGCTAGAAAAACTGAGTGTATTGTTCAGCAATAGTTCCGGCTTACAAGAGCTGGAGAAAATCATCGCTGCCAGAAAAGTCCGCTCTGTGAAGAAAAAACAAGTGGTATATTATGAAGGCGACAATGTTTCAGGCCTTTACCTGGTCATGAATGGAAAGGTGAAAACTTTTAAGTTAAGTGAGGATGGAAGGGAGTTGCTGACCGGAATGTATGGCTCAGAAGACTATTTTGGCATTACCTCTTTGCTGCTCAATGCACCCTATGCAGAAACAGCAGAGGCAGTAGAAGATAGCACGGTGTGCATGCTGCCAAAAGATTTAATGGATAATTTACTCAATCGCTATCCTGATGTAGCCCGACAATTTATTCAATTGATCTCCAATAACCTTCAGGATAAAGAGGAACAATTACTGCAATTGGCCTACCATTCTGTTAGAAAACGTATGGCCGAAGTATTGGCCAGGTTATGTAAACAGGAGGTACAGGATGCGGAAATGATCCTTCGGGTTTCCCGTGATAACCTTGCTGCAATGGCCGGAATGGCTACTGAAACGGTGAGCAGGATCCTCAGTGATTTTAAGGATGAAGGGATCATAGAAAGGAAAGGCAGTCAGATCATTGTGCTCGATCAGCTTAGACTACAGCAGATGAAAAACTGA
- a CDS encoding group III truncated hemoglobin, which translates to MTLTPIKRDIKDQEDIRFLVIEFYNKALRDEVIGPVFKAANFSLEGHIPVMVTFWETILLDVVTYKGNPMLKHIALNKEVPLHGEHFDRWMKIWEETIRANFEGPVADQAISRASSIGQLMQYKIKQATAPNGL; encoded by the coding sequence ATGACACTTACTCCTATAAAAAGAGATATTAAAGATCAGGAAGACATCCGTTTTCTAGTGATTGAATTTTACAATAAAGCCCTCAGAGATGAAGTGATTGGGCCTGTATTTAAAGCGGCAAATTTCTCTTTAGAGGGGCATATTCCGGTAATGGTTACCTTCTGGGAAACCATCTTATTGGATGTGGTCACTTATAAAGGAAATCCTATGCTCAAGCACATTGCTTTAAATAAAGAAGTGCCTTTGCATGGGGAGCATTTTGACCGCTGGATGAAAATCTGGGAAGAAACCATCAGGGCTAATTTTGAAGGGCCTGTAGCGGATCAGGCGATCTCCAGGGCCTCTTCCATCGGACAATTGATGCAATATAAGATCAAACAGGCGACTGCTCCAAATGGCTTATAA
- a CDS encoding FixH family protein, whose amino-acid sequence MKWNWGTKLVIGMACFMSFIIILAVKMFNSSPDALVDNDYYEKGLAYDKEYHLKEQVKTDHAKPEIQVGTDGIILTFKAPAEGKVNLVRTADKRMDKMVQINTDEQYRAAIPLTGIAKGRWKLIINWNSAGKSYLDEQEVMVE is encoded by the coding sequence ATGAAATGGAACTGGGGAACGAAATTGGTAATTGGAATGGCTTGTTTTATGAGCTTCATCATCATCCTTGCGGTCAAGATGTTTAACAGCTCGCCCGATGCGCTGGTAGACAATGATTACTATGAGAAGGGGCTGGCTTATGACAAAGAGTACCACCTGAAAGAACAGGTAAAAACCGACCATGCCAAACCTGAGATCCAGGTAGGTACGGATGGAATTATCCTGACTTTTAAAGCCCCTGCTGAAGGAAAAGTAAACCTGGTCCGCACGGCAGATAAGCGGATGGATAAAATGGTTCAAATCAATACAGATGAGCAGTACCGTGCTGCAATCCCTTTAACAGGGATTGCTAAAGGCCGCTGGAAACTGATCATCAACTGGAATAGTGCAGGTAAATCCTATTTGGATGAACAGGAGGTCATGGTAGAATGA
- a CDS encoding family 20 glycosylhydrolase: MKIYVLAAFFMLSINGSATAQQASLVAAADLELNWSQTNDNDRMVLTIKNNGKVPLPASGWKIYFNSRVLNTVGADSLLAKVSLVNGALFRLSPLPSFKAVPPAGRVKLNMATETMYNVSERPSGFYLVWDKTPDQGTAIKNVVFEHLPAHTTFEQELAKKAYEENKKIKDIPVNQLPLVFPTPADYVQGKGIFSLTKAVNVLGIPAFADEAALLSQEISRALGKKTAGKSNAAAGEIVFLKDEKLAKEAYTLTITPSRISIGASDAAGAFYAIQSLKTMFPASSWLKVEKSIAIPAAVINDNPRFGFRGFMMDVGRNFQPKSAVLKVLDLMALYKLNVFHFHLTEDEGWRLEIPGLPELTTVGATRGHSVTESAQIIPAYGSGPQPGLNSGTGFYTKADYIEILKYAKARHIRVIPEIETPGHARAAIKAMEARYHRLMKAGDKEAAEYYLLSDLKDESKYRSVQGFDDNVINAALPSSYHFLEKVTNELIAMHKAANAPLTTIHFGGDEVPAGVWEKSPAAAQLAIKEPAVKGTDELWFYFFSKLNKMLQSKSLYLSGWEEIGLHKKEINGAMKMVPEPRFFKENFHVDVWNNLHGNEDLAYKMANEGYKVVLTPVTNFYIDLASNKSFLENGQNWGGYVDVDKLFYFIPFDYYKNMKEDEEGNPANPERYKNKAGLTEVGKSNIVGLQAPLWSENIKTTEQFEYMLLPKLLGLAERAWAKDPAWALEADPEKGKVLYDQAWSEFVNVLGKKELPRLNYYAGGFKYRIPTPGLQLIDGQIAANIQLPGFIIRYTTDGKEPIASSKIYTQAIPFQKGAKFCAFDVTNRGGRSIVVE, translated from the coding sequence ATGAAAATTTACGTACTTGCTGCTTTTTTTATGCTCAGCATCAACGGATCGGCTACTGCTCAACAAGCAAGCCTTGTGGCTGCTGCCGATTTAGAGCTGAACTGGTCGCAAACCAATGATAACGATAGAATGGTATTGACCATTAAGAACAATGGGAAAGTGCCTTTACCTGCTTCTGGCTGGAAAATTTACTTCAATTCCAGGGTGTTAAATACAGTTGGGGCCGATAGCCTATTGGCGAAGGTGAGCCTTGTTAACGGAGCTTTATTCCGTTTGTCGCCATTGCCTTCCTTTAAAGCAGTTCCGCCGGCTGGAAGGGTTAAACTCAACATGGCCACGGAGACCATGTATAATGTTTCCGAACGTCCTTCAGGGTTTTACCTGGTTTGGGATAAAACCCCTGATCAGGGTACTGCAATTAAAAATGTAGTATTTGAGCATTTGCCAGCTCATACCACTTTCGAGCAGGAGCTGGCAAAGAAAGCTTACGAAGAGAACAAAAAGATCAAAGATATTCCCGTAAATCAACTGCCATTGGTTTTTCCAACACCCGCTGACTATGTCCAGGGTAAAGGTATTTTCAGCTTAACCAAAGCGGTGAATGTACTGGGGATACCTGCTTTTGCAGATGAAGCCGCTTTGCTGTCTCAGGAAATCAGTCGCGCATTAGGTAAAAAGACCGCAGGGAAATCAAATGCTGCTGCCGGGGAAATTGTTTTTCTGAAAGATGAGAAACTGGCTAAGGAAGCTTATACCTTAACCATCACTCCGAGTCGGATCAGCATTGGAGCATCAGATGCTGCAGGTGCCTTTTATGCAATACAATCCTTGAAAACGATGTTCCCAGCAAGTTCCTGGTTGAAAGTTGAAAAGTCGATCGCGATACCTGCAGCGGTGATCAATGACAATCCGAGGTTTGGCTTTAGAGGTTTTATGATGGATGTGGGCCGAAACTTTCAACCCAAATCAGCAGTACTGAAGGTCCTGGATTTAATGGCCCTCTATAAGTTAAATGTTTTTCATTTTCACCTGACGGAAGATGAGGGCTGGCGTTTGGAAATTCCAGGATTACCGGAATTAACTACTGTAGGCGCAACGCGCGGTCATTCTGTAACGGAAAGCGCCCAAATCATACCTGCTTATGGTTCTGGACCACAACCAGGCCTAAATTCTGGTACAGGTTTTTATACCAAAGCAGACTATATAGAAATCTTGAAGTATGCAAAGGCAAGACATATCCGGGTAATCCCAGAAATTGAAACACCCGGTCATGCCAGAGCGGCCATAAAAGCAATGGAGGCCCGTTACCACCGTTTGATGAAGGCCGGCGACAAAGAAGCCGCTGAATATTATTTGTTAAGTGATTTAAAAGATGAGAGTAAATATCGCTCCGTACAGGGTTTTGATGATAATGTGATCAATGCAGCTTTACCTTCCAGCTATCACTTTTTGGAAAAGGTGACCAATGAGCTGATCGCCATGCATAAAGCAGCAAATGCACCCTTAACTACGATCCATTTTGGCGGTGATGAGGTGCCGGCAGGTGTATGGGAGAAATCACCAGCTGCAGCCCAACTCGCTATAAAAGAACCCGCAGTAAAAGGAACCGATGAATTGTGGTTCTATTTCTTTAGTAAATTGAACAAAATGCTGCAATCTAAATCGCTCTACTTATCTGGATGGGAAGAAATAGGATTGCATAAAAAAGAAATAAATGGCGCAATGAAAATGGTGCCGGAACCTCGGTTTTTTAAGGAGAATTTTCATGTAGATGTTTGGAATAACCTGCATGGCAATGAAGATCTAGCTTATAAAATGGCCAATGAAGGCTATAAAGTGGTGTTAACACCAGTTACTAATTTTTACATAGACCTGGCTTCGAACAAAAGCTTCTTAGAAAATGGTCAGAATTGGGGTGGTTATGTAGATGTAGACAAGCTTTTCTATTTCATTCCGTTCGATTATTATAAGAATATGAAGGAAGATGAGGAAGGAAATCCTGCAAATCCAGAGCGCTATAAAAATAAAGCCGGTTTAACGGAGGTTGGCAAATCAAATATTGTCGGGTTGCAGGCGCCATTATGGAGCGAAAATATCAAAACAACCGAACAATTTGAATATATGCTATTGCCGAAATTATTAGGATTGGCAGAACGTGCCTGGGCAAAAGATCCGGCATGGGCATTGGAAGCAGATCCGGAAAAAGGGAAAGTATTATACGATCAGGCTTGGTCGGAATTTGTAAATGTGCTGGGCAAAAAAGAACTGCCAAGATTAAATTATTATGCTGGTGGGTTTAAATACCGAATTCCAACTCCAGGACTACAACTGATTGATGGCCAGATAGCGGCAAATATACAGTTGCCAGGCTTCATCATTCGTTATACTACGGATGGAAAGGAACCCATAGCCAGCAGTAAAATATATACTCAGGCGATTCCTTTTCAGAAAGGTGCGAAGTTTTGTGCTTTTGATGTAACGAATAGAGGAGGGCGAAGTATTGTGGTCGAATAG
- a CDS encoding acyltransferase family protein: protein MIIVNTPGSGAQPFSMLEHAAWHGFTPTDLVFPSFLFAVGNAMSFSAKKFALMSDREVLGKIFKRTLLIFLIGYLMYWFPFFHYNEAGGISFSPIGNTRIMGVLQRIALCYGIVSLMVHYLSTRWVMVLSVLFLIGYWFLLLIFGNSSDPLSMTGNAGQYLDQFLLGNAHLYHGEGIPFDPEGILSTIPSCVNVVIGYFAGKFIQEKGKGFESIARLLLAGVLLVFLAWCWNFSFPINKKLWTSSFVLITCGLDLIIIAALIYIIELKSYVKWTGFFTVFGKNPLFIYIVADLLLVIINTIFPKSDFAGWINTVFFQAIAPGPFGSLLFAICFMLVCWLIGYVLDKKKIYIRV, encoded by the coding sequence ATGATCATTGTGAACACACCAGGAAGTGGTGCCCAGCCTTTTTCGATGCTGGAGCATGCGGCATGGCATGGATTTACACCTACCGACCTGGTTTTTCCTTCTTTTCTTTTTGCAGTAGGGAATGCCATGAGCTTTTCTGCGAAAAAGTTTGCCCTCATGAGTGACAGAGAAGTGCTCGGTAAAATATTTAAACGGACGCTGCTTATCTTTTTAATCGGCTATCTGATGTATTGGTTCCCGTTTTTTCATTACAATGAGGCCGGTGGAATCAGTTTTTCTCCTATTGGAAACACCCGGATTATGGGGGTATTACAAAGGATAGCGCTATGTTATGGGATCGTTTCTTTAATGGTCCATTATTTATCTACGAGATGGGTCATGGTGCTGAGTGTTTTGTTCTTAATTGGATATTGGTTCCTGCTGCTCATTTTTGGGAATTCCAGCGATCCATTAAGCATGACCGGAAACGCAGGCCAGTACCTCGATCAGTTTTTGCTCGGAAATGCGCATCTGTATCATGGTGAAGGTATTCCTTTTGATCCTGAAGGGATTTTAAGCACAATTCCATCCTGTGTAAATGTAGTGATCGGTTACTTTGCAGGTAAGTTTATTCAGGAAAAAGGAAAAGGTTTTGAAAGCATTGCCAGACTATTACTCGCAGGCGTATTATTGGTGTTTTTGGCCTGGTGCTGGAACTTCTCTTTCCCGATTAACAAGAAATTATGGACGAGTTCTTTCGTATTGATCACCTGTGGATTGGACCTCATCATTATCGCTGCATTGATTTATATCATCGAACTTAAATCTTATGTGAAATGGACGGGTTTCTTTACCGTATTCGGGAAGAATCCCTTGTTTATTTATATTGTAGCGGATCTTTTGTTAGTGATCATCAATACCATATTCCCAAAATCTGATTTTGCAGGCTGGATCAATACGGTGTTTTTTCAGGCGATTGCCCCAGGACCTTTTGGTTCGCTATTGTTTGCGATTTGCTTTATGCTGGTCTGCTGGTTAATTGGCTACGTTTTAGACAAGAAAAAGATATACATCAGGGTTTAA
- a CDS encoding sulfite exporter TauE/SafE family protein, protein MSNEKLAFMIGLLGSVHCIGMCGPLAFAVPSLKQGWLFLVLDKLLYQLGRIVSYCFLGLVIGLIGQQLWMAGLQQVISIFSGILIVMAACSRLFKIQMLKNTPSVFLKPFHQLFGYALKHKANHLIIGIINGFLPCGFVYLAMAGALNTGSLTGSAIYMFWFGLGTLPLMFIATLSIGFTGALVRKKINRVIPYFMLCLGVWFILRGMELNIPYLSPAPVEQGAPECR, encoded by the coding sequence ATGAGCAACGAAAAGCTTGCCTTCATGATTGGATTGTTAGGGAGCGTACATTGCATTGGCATGTGCGGTCCCCTTGCCTTTGCTGTGCCCTCCTTAAAACAAGGATGGCTTTTTCTGGTATTGGACAAATTACTTTACCAGTTAGGGAGAATTGTTTCTTATTGTTTCTTAGGACTGGTGATTGGCTTAATCGGACAGCAATTATGGATGGCAGGCTTACAGCAGGTCATCAGTATTTTTAGCGGGATCCTGATTGTGATGGCTGCCTGCTCCAGGTTATTTAAGATTCAAATGCTTAAAAATACCCCTTCGGTATTCCTAAAACCCTTCCATCAGTTATTTGGCTATGCCTTAAAACACAAAGCCAATCATTTGATCATAGGCATCATCAACGGCTTTCTACCCTGTGGCTTCGTTTACCTGGCCATGGCAGGAGCTTTAAATACGGGCAGCTTAACCGGCTCTGCTATTTATATGTTCTGGTTTGGGTTAGGCACCCTCCCTCTCATGTTTATCGCCACACTCAGTATCGGTTTTACCGGTGCATTGGTCCGTAAAAAGATCAACCGCGTGATTCCTTATTTTATGCTTTGTCTGGGAGTCTGGTTTATATTGAGAGGAATGGAATTAAACATTCCTTATTTAAGCCCGGCACCTGTTGAACAAGGGGCTCCTGAATGTAGGTAA
- a CDS encoding PAS domain-containing sensor histidine kinase yields the protein MEEARLLKAIIETAIDGIITIDDRGKIESLNPAALRLFGYTIGEVEGKNISFLMPEPDRSGHDGYIHRYQSTGEKRIIGKGREVKGLRKDRSTFPFRLAVSEVQYEDRIIYTGFIHDLSKEKEAEERLREYAAELEELVEERTKSLKKTVMALSEAKEEVSLSLEKEKELNQLKSRFVSMASHEFRTPLSSVQLSASLIDKYAEPYDNKNITKHVSKIKNAVSNLTTILNDFLSLERLEAGKVEPTFTAFDLVKLSEEITEEMQMMAKQDQNIIYQHTGLESTVLLDLNLLKNCMINLISNAIKYSGENTFIEFNTEITDSQCMVTIKDNGIGIPESDHKHLFQPFFRANNTGNIPGTGLGLNIVLRYATLMRGELYFESTLHTGTKFVLSFNK from the coding sequence ATGGAAGAGGCGAGGTTATTAAAGGCCATTATTGAAACTGCAATTGACGGAATTATTACCATCGATGACAGGGGCAAAATTGAAAGTCTTAATCCAGCAGCATTAAGGTTATTTGGCTATACTATCGGTGAAGTGGAAGGAAAAAATATCTCATTCCTAATGCCTGAACCTGATAGAAGCGGACATGATGGTTACATTCACCGTTATCAATCGACTGGTGAGAAAAGAATCATCGGAAAAGGCAGAGAAGTAAAAGGTCTGAGAAAAGACCGGAGTACTTTTCCTTTTCGCTTGGCGGTGAGTGAGGTGCAATACGAAGATAGAATCATTTACACTGGATTTATACATGATCTTTCCAAAGAAAAAGAAGCAGAAGAGCGTCTGAGGGAATATGCTGCGGAGTTAGAAGAACTCGTAGAGGAGCGTACAAAATCACTCAAAAAAACAGTGATGGCCTTAAGTGAAGCCAAAGAAGAGGTCAGTCTTTCTCTTGAAAAAGAAAAGGAACTCAATCAATTGAAAAGCCGGTTTGTGTCTATGGCTTCCCATGAATTCAGAACACCCCTAAGTTCAGTGCAGCTTTCGGCCTCGCTAATTGATAAATATGCAGAACCTTACGACAATAAAAACATCACAAAGCATGTCAGTAAGATCAAAAATGCGGTCAGCAATCTCACCACAATACTAAATGATTTCTTGTCGCTGGAACGACTGGAAGCAGGAAAAGTAGAACCTACCTTTACAGCTTTTGACCTGGTGAAACTCTCCGAAGAGATCACCGAAGAAATGCAGATGATGGCCAAACAGGATCAGAATATCATTTATCAGCATACCGGACTGGAAAGTACCGTGCTGTTAGACCTTAACCTGTTAAAAAACTGCATGATCAACCTGATCTCTAATGCCATCAAATATTCAGGCGAAAACACCTTTATTGAATTTAATACAGAAATTACAGATTCACAATGTATGGTCACGATAAAAGACAATGGAATAGGAATTCCTGAATCTGACCATAAACACCTGTTTCAGCCGTTTTTCCGGGCAAACAATACCGGAAATATTCCCGGAACAGGACTAGGATTAAATATCGTACTGCGTTATGCAACGCTGATGAGAGGCGAGCTGTATTTTGAAAGTACACTCCACACTGGGACTAAATTTGTTTTGTCCTTTAATAAATAA
- the ccoG gene encoding cytochrome c oxidase accessory protein CcoG, translating into MSSQSPSHFRDQISTLTDDGQRRKWLYPKVIKGKLYQYRSVVSYFFLTLLFAAPFIKLNGEQLVLLNVLERKFVFFGVIFWPQDFYLFVLALLTFMVFIVLFTVVFGRVFCGWACPQTIFLEMVFRKIEIWIEGDANKRKKLDDGPLTSEKFFKKGWKHFLYLLISFFIANIFLSYLISSDSLIKIITEPVSQHWSGFISICVFTFVFYLVFSRMRELVCTVVCPYGRLQGVLLDNQSIIVAYDYERGEPREKRVKGVENAGGDCIDCKLCVQVCPTGIDIRNGTQMECVNCTACIDACDMVMEKIDRPTRLVGFKSEDEIKTKQPFKLNKRVYGYAAVLALLIGVLSYLLITRTAVKTTILRASGTLYQMRDKEKAVSNLFNAELINKTSKSLKFKIVPDDPEVKIQYIQKQDTIAYGGVAKLTFFVIMPQRKLKTYKSDIGFKLVSDGKVVDTFETTFIAPLND; encoded by the coding sequence AAGCCCAAGTCATTTCAGAGATCAGATCTCCACTTTAACCGACGACGGACAGCGCCGTAAATGGCTCTATCCGAAAGTCATTAAAGGTAAGTTATATCAGTACCGCTCTGTAGTCAGCTATTTTTTCCTGACCTTACTGTTTGCCGCCCCATTTATTAAATTAAATGGGGAGCAATTGGTGTTGTTGAATGTTTTAGAGCGGAAATTTGTATTCTTTGGGGTGATTTTCTGGCCCCAGGATTTTTACCTGTTTGTCTTGGCTTTACTGACCTTTATGGTATTTATCGTCTTGTTCACAGTGGTTTTTGGCCGGGTATTCTGCGGATGGGCCTGTCCTCAGACGATTTTCCTGGAAATGGTATTCAGGAAGATAGAAATCTGGATAGAAGGCGATGCTAATAAACGGAAAAAGCTGGATGATGGCCCGCTAACCAGCGAGAAGTTTTTCAAAAAAGGATGGAAGCATTTTCTTTACTTATTGATTTCCTTCTTTATTGCCAACATCTTTCTCTCCTATTTAATCAGCTCAGATAGCCTGATCAAAATCATAACTGAACCGGTATCACAGCATTGGAGCGGATTCATTTCGATCTGTGTATTTACCTTTGTTTTTTACCTGGTTTTCTCTAGAATGAGAGAGCTGGTTTGTACGGTAGTTTGCCCCTACGGACGTTTACAGGGCGTATTACTCGACAACCAGAGTATCATTGTAGCTTATGATTACGAACGTGGGGAGCCACGTGAAAAGCGCGTAAAAGGAGTAGAAAACGCTGGCGGAGATTGTATAGACTGTAAGCTTTGCGTACAGGTTTGCCCCACTGGAATAGACATCAGGAACGGGACGCAAATGGAATGCGTCAACTGCACCGCCTGTATTGATGCCTGTGATATGGTGATGGAAAAGATTGACCGCCCAACCCGTTTAGTCGGCTTCAAATCGGAGGATGAGATCAAAACGAAACAGCCTTTTAAACTGAACAAAAGAGTCTATGGCTACGCTGCTGTATTGGCATTGCTGATCGGCGTACTCTCCTATCTTTTGATCACGAGAACAGCCGTTAAAACCACCATCCTGCGTGCCAGTGGAACTTTGTATCAAATGAGAGATAAAGAAAAGGCGGTGAGCAATTTATTCAATGCAGAGCTGATCAATAAGACCAGCAAATCACTGAAATTTAAAATCGTACCGGATGATCCAGAGGTGAAAATTCAGTACATTCAAAAACAAGATACCATTGCTTATGGTGGAGTGGCAAAATTGACGTTTTTTGTCATTATGCCGCAGAGAAAATTAAAAACATACAAATCAGATATTGGTTTTAAACTGGTGTCAGATGGCAAGGTGGTAGATACTTTTGAAACGACCTTCATCGCACCGCTTAATGATTAA
- a CDS encoding lactate dehydrogenase, with the protein MRVVAYSIKSFEKEPLAIANNKKHDITLISNSLGSETASYAAGKEAVIVFNEDDVSAQVINRLADLGVKFIATRSTATSHIDQEAAALRNIKIANVPLDALIALTEKELPMALAVETIVNLDKWQQKKCLGNACVCSRSCDQAHSLIRPGSKPHHH; encoded by the coding sequence ATGAGAGTTGTCGCATATAGTATAAAGTCTTTTGAGAAAGAACCATTGGCCATTGCCAATAATAAAAAACATGATATTACATTGATATCCAATTCTTTGGGTTCTGAGACAGCTTCTTATGCCGCAGGGAAAGAAGCTGTCATTGTATTCAATGAAGATGATGTTTCTGCACAAGTGATCAACAGGTTAGCGGATCTTGGGGTGAAATTCATTGCGACACGCTCTACCGCTACCAGTCATATCGATCAGGAAGCAGCTGCACTTAGAAATATAAAGATTGCCAATGTTCCTTTAGATGCATTAATAGCGCTTACAGAAAAGGAATTGCCTATGGCATTGGCTGTAGAAACCATCGTTAATCTGGATAAATGGCAGCAAAAGAAGTGTTTAGGGAATGCTTGTGTTTGCTCCAGATCTTGCGATCAGGCGCATTCATTAATACGTCCAGGTAGTAAACCTCATCACCATTAG